A single genomic interval of Trachemys scripta elegans isolate TJP31775 chromosome 3, CAS_Tse_1.0, whole genome shotgun sequence harbors:
- the LOC117875479 gene encoding taste receptor type 2 member 1-like — MFPIIIIGLIFLGIEFITGIIANGLMIVVNCSEWIRSRKLTCCDMILTSLGISRFFLQCMLMINGTFFQLCAEMNEQCAMLTTLTVVWLFLNTLSLWFATWLSVFYCVKIANFSQPLFLWLKLRISGLVPQLLMGSFLVSLVTCLPSVNTIDRKYIDYSLNCLSGNTTGECQYTFDLSSRFFILSMLGYTSPFIIFIISSILLITSLWRHSKRMEKTTSTSRDTVTEAHVRAIKGLISFIFFYISYFVALIFSELFSNISSYFILLWVVIMGAYPSGHSVILILGNPKLKRVAVRALQYAGCRLRGAAS; from the coding sequence ATGTTTCCTATAATTATTATTGGTTTGATCTTTTTAGGAATTGAGTTCATTACAGGGATTATAGCAAACGGATTGATGATTGTTGTGAATTGCAGTGAGTGGATCAGAAGCAGAAAACTGACCTGTTGTGACATGATCCTGACTAGCCTGGGCATCTCCAGATTTTTCCTACAGTGCATGCTAATGATTAATGGTACCTTCTTTCAATTATGTGCAGAGATGAATGAACAGTGTGCTATGTTGACAACATTGACTGTTGTCTGGCTGTTTCTAAATACTCTCAGTCTATGGTTTGCCACCTGGCTCAGTGTCTTCTACTGCGTGAAGATCGCCAACTTCAGCCAACCTCTCTTCCTCTGGCTGAAGCTGAGAATATCAGGGCTAGTGCCACAGCTACTCATGGGATCCTTTCTGGTCTCCTTGGTCACCTGTCTCCCTTCAGTCAATACCATAGATAGAAAGTACATAGATTATTCATTGAATTGTCTATCAGGAAACACCACCGGGGAATGTCAATATACGTTTGATTTATCTTCTAGATTCTTTATTTTGTCCATGCTTGGATATACCTCTCCCttcattatatttattatttcctcCATACTGTTAATCACTTCCCTGTGGAGACACAGCAAGAGGATGGAAAAAACCACAAGCACCTCCAGGGACACAGTTACTGAGGCTCATGTCAGAGCAATTAAAGGACTGatctcttttattttcttctacaTTTCTTATTTTGTGGCACTAATCTTCTCAGAATTATTTTCCAACATCAGTTCCTACTTCATATTATTATGGGTAGTGATAATGGGTGCTTATCCCTCTGGGCACTCTGTTATCCTAATTCTGGGTAATCCCAAACTGAAGAGGGTAGCAGTGAGGGCTTTACAGTATGCTGGGTGCAGGCTGAGAGGGGCGGCTTCATAA
- the LOC117875480 gene encoding taste receptor type 2 member 7-like, with translation MFPTIIICMITLGIEFITGIIANGLMIVVNCSEWIRSRKLTCCDMILTSLGISRFFLQCMINANNILTHLPQDMNELCTILRIVTVFWIFLTTLNLWFATCLSVFYCVKIANFSQSLFLWLKQRISGLVSQLLMGSFLVSLVICLPSINTIDRKYIDHSMNNLSGNTTGECRYKVDFSSRFFILSMLGYTSPFIIFIISSILLIMSLWRHSKRMKKTTSTSRDTVTEAHVRAIKGLISFIFFYISYFLALVIFLLELSTISSYYVWIVIMGAYPSGHSVILILGNPKLKRVAVRALHYAKCRLRGAAS, from the coding sequence ATGTTTCctacaattattatttgtatgatcaCTTTAGGAATTGAGTTCATTACAGGGATTATAGCAAACGGATTGATGATTGTTGTGAATTGCAGTGAGTGGATCAGAAGCAGAAAACTGACCTGTTGTGACATGATCCTGACTAGCCTGGGCATCTCCAGATTTTTCCTGCAGTGCATGATAAACGCTAACAATATCTTAACTCACCTACCTCAAGACATGAATGAACTGTGTACTATATTGAGAATAGTGACTGTTTTCTGGATATTTCTAACTACTCTCAATCTATGGTTTGCCACCTGCCTCAGTGTCTTCTACTGCGTGAAGATCGCCAACTTCAGCCAATCTCTCTTCCTCTGGCTGAAGCAGAGAATATCAGGGCTAGTGTCACAGCTACTTATGGGATCCTTTTTGGTCTCCTTGGTCATCTGTCTCCCTTCAATCAATACCATAGATAGAAAGTACATAGACCATTCAATGAATAATCTATCAGGAAACACCACCGGGGAATGTCGATATAAGGTTGATTTTTCTTCTAGATTCTTTATTTTGTCCATGCTTGGATATACCTCTCCCttcattatatttattatttcctcCATACTGTTAATCATGTCCTTGTGGAGACACAGCAAGAGGATGAAAAAAACCACAAGCACCTCCAGGGACACAGTTACTGAGGCTCATGTCAGAGCAATTAAAGGACTGatctcttttattttcttctacaTTTCTTATTTTTTGGCACTAGTAATATTTTTGTTAGAATTATCTACCATCAGCTCCTACTATGTATGGATAGTGATAATGGGTGCTTATCCCTCTGGGCACTCTGTTATCCTAATTCTGGGTAATCCCAAACTGAAGAGGGTAGCAGTGAGGGCTTTACACTATGCCAAGTGCAGGCTGAGAGGGGCGGCTTCATAA